One Burkholderiales bacterium genomic region harbors:
- a CDS encoding tripartite tricarboxylate transporter substrate-binding protein, whose translation MRYRIAVFACVAFASSAAAQVYPSRAITIVVPFAAGGPTDVIARLLSQPMRAFLGQQVLVENVTGANGNVGVGKVARAAPDGYTLSIGHWSTHVVNGAVYTLPYDVLKDFEPVSLISTNSYLVVAKNAVPATDLKSFIAWLKANPDKALEGTAGAGSPQHVGGIFFQQATGTRFQFVPYRGAAPAMQALLGGEVDMIIDDPTSSLPQVRAGKIKAFAVTAKERLAAAPDIPTVDEAGLPKFYFSRWHALWVPRGTPKDAVMKLNAAVVSALADREVRTRLSDLGQEIFPREQQSAAALAAHHKAEIAKWWPIIKAAGIKAE comes from the coding sequence ATGCGGTATCGCATCGCCGTCTTCGCCTGCGTCGCGTTCGCAAGCTCCGCCGCGGCGCAGGTCTATCCCTCCCGCGCGATCACGATCGTCGTGCCGTTCGCCGCGGGCGGTCCGACCGACGTCATCGCGCGCCTGCTGAGCCAGCCGATGCGCGCGTTCCTCGGGCAACAGGTGCTCGTCGAGAACGTCACCGGCGCGAACGGCAACGTCGGCGTCGGCAAGGTCGCGCGCGCGGCGCCCGACGGTTACACGCTCAGCATCGGCCACTGGAGCACGCACGTCGTGAACGGCGCGGTGTATACGCTGCCGTACGACGTGTTGAAGGACTTCGAGCCGGTCTCGCTGATTTCGACGAACTCGTATCTCGTCGTCGCCAAGAACGCGGTGCCGGCGACCGATCTGAAGTCGTTCATCGCGTGGCTCAAGGCGAATCCCGACAAGGCGCTCGAAGGCACTGCCGGCGCGGGCAGCCCGCAGCACGTCGGCGGCATCTTCTTCCAGCAGGCGACCGGCACGCGCTTCCAGTTCGTGCCGTATCGCGGCGCCGCGCCGGCGATGCAGGCGCTGCTCGGCGGCGAGGTCGACATGATCATCGACGACCCGACCAGCTCGCTGCCTCAGGTGCGCGCCGGCAAGATCAAGGCGTTCGCGGTGACCGCGAAGGAACGTCTCGCCGCCGCGCCCGACATCCCCACGGTCGACGAAGCCGGTCTGCCGAAGTTCTATTTCTCGCGCTGGCACGCGCTGTGGGTGCCGAGGGGCACGCCGAAGGACGCGGTGATGAAGCTCAACGCGGCCGTCGTCTCGGCGCTCGCCGATCGCGAGGTGCGCACGCGGCTCTCCGACCTCGGTCAGGAGATCTTTCCGCGCGAGCAGCAGAGCGCAGCCGCGCTCGCGGCGCACCACAAGGCCGAGATCGCGAAGTGGTGGCCGATCATCAAGGCGGCGGGCATCAAGGCGGAGTGA
- a CDS encoding tripartite tricarboxylate transporter substrate binding protein, translated as MNPLRIVIAAAALSAACSAWSQTPAYPVKLVRIVNPVAPGGNQETTARAIAEQLTRLLGQQFIVESRPGSAAVIGTRYVKGSPPDGYTLLAISNTFARVPALQADAGYDPLKDFVAISQTSDVPLVLVVNTALPVKNVRELIALAKKRPGEITSASSGVGSTGHVAAEMFSKQAGIRMLHVQYKGAAPAIVDLVGGHVMLRFDQVTTSIAHIHSGRLRALGVTSAKRSPVLPEVPTIAESGLPGFVDSTFNGLMAPAGTPRPVVERLHDAVARAVAVPELRSRFGEMAIELTASPSSEQFAAFLRKQVEDFAVLAKQVGMKDK; from the coding sequence ATGAACCCGCTACGTATCGTCATCGCCGCGGCGGCTCTGTCCGCCGCTTGTTCCGCATGGAGCCAGACCCCGGCGTATCCCGTCAAGCTCGTGCGCATCGTCAACCCCGTCGCGCCCGGCGGCAACCAGGAGACCACCGCGCGCGCGATCGCCGAGCAGCTCACGCGTCTGCTCGGCCAGCAATTCATCGTCGAGAGCCGTCCCGGCTCGGCCGCGGTGATCGGCACGCGCTACGTGAAAGGCTCTCCGCCCGACGGCTACACGCTGCTCGCGATCTCGAACACCTTCGCGCGCGTGCCCGCGCTGCAAGCGGACGCGGGCTACGATCCCCTGAAAGACTTCGTCGCGATCTCGCAGACGAGCGACGTGCCGCTGGTGCTCGTCGTCAATACCGCGCTGCCGGTGAAGAACGTGCGCGAGCTCATCGCGCTCGCGAAGAAGCGGCCGGGGGAGATCACCAGCGCCTCGTCGGGCGTGGGATCGACCGGCCACGTCGCGGCCGAGATGTTCAGCAAACAGGCCGGGATCCGCATGCTGCACGTGCAGTACAAGGGCGCGGCGCCGGCGATCGTCGATCTCGTCGGCGGCCACGTGATGCTGCGCTTCGATCAGGTGACCACGTCGATCGCGCACATCCACTCCGGCCGCTTGCGCGCGCTCGGCGTCACCAGCGCCAAGCGCTCGCCGGTGCTGCCCGAGGTGCCGACGATCGCCGAATCGGGCCTGCCCGGCTTCGTCGACTCGACCTTCAACGGCCTGATGGCGCCCGCGGGCACACCGCGACCCGTCGTCGAGCGCTTGCACGACGCCGTCGCCAGGGCCGTCGCGGTACCCGAGCTGCGCTCGCGCTTCGGCGAGATGGCGATCGAGCTCACCGCGAGCCCGTCGAGCGAGCAGTTCGCGGCGTTCCTCAGGAAGCAGGTCGAGGATTTTGCGGTGCTGGCGAAACAGGTGGGGATGAAAGACAAGTGA
- a CDS encoding dienelactone hydrolase family protein — translation MALIEREIDVTTKHGSCLSFTARPDGAGPFPGIILYMDAPGYREELKNMARRIARHGYYCLLPDMYYRYGTLRFDTARRDDPMSNVIKAAWTSLTNAMLVDDTAGFLAHLDAQDAVTPGAVGCVGYCMSGQFVTTIAARYAHRFSATASLYGVKIVTDQPDSPHLLLGEIKGEMLYLFAETDPSVPDNVIPTLQTGLERAGVKHRLKVLPGTQHGFQFPERAAYAAAQSEQAWTMMFDLWDRNLK, via the coding sequence ATGGCACTCATCGAACGTGAGATCGACGTCACCACCAAGCACGGAAGCTGCCTGTCCTTCACGGCGCGCCCCGACGGCGCGGGCCCTTTCCCCGGCATCATCCTCTACATGGACGCGCCGGGTTACCGCGAAGAGCTCAAGAACATGGCTCGGCGCATCGCACGCCACGGCTATTACTGCCTGCTGCCCGACATGTACTACCGCTATGGCACGCTGCGCTTCGATACCGCGCGGCGCGACGACCCGATGTCGAACGTCATCAAGGCGGCGTGGACCAGCCTCACCAACGCGATGCTCGTGGACGACACCGCGGGTTTCCTCGCGCATCTCGACGCACAGGACGCCGTGACCCCGGGCGCGGTGGGCTGTGTCGGCTACTGCATGAGCGGCCAGTTCGTGACGACGATCGCGGCGCGCTACGCGCATCGCTTTTCAGCGACCGCGTCGCTCTACGGCGTGAAGATCGTCACCGACCAGCCCGACTCGCCGCACCTGCTGCTCGGAGAGATCAAGGGCGAGATGCTCTACCTCTTCGCCGAGACCGATCCGTCGGTGCCCGACAACGTTATCCCGACGCTGCAGACAGGGCTCGAGCGCGCCGGCGTGAAGCATCGCCTCAAGGTGCTGCCGGGCACGCAGCACGGCTTCCAGTTCCCCGAGCGCGCGGCCTACGCCGCGGCGCAATCGGAGCAGGCGTGGACGATGATGTTCGATCTGTGGGATCGGAACCTGAAGTGA
- a CDS encoding tripartite tricarboxylate transporter substrate binding protein, producing the protein MRRNAVIARSVSDEAIPWRTLAALLPALVCAPASAAQSTYPTKPIRVIVGFAPGGGTDIATRTLGGKLTESLGQPIVVDNRPGAGGQIGNALAASAAPDGYTLLMTANGPHAIAPSLYPSVGYDIFKDYAAISLVNTNPYVLVVHPSVPAASVKEFVAWLNAHPGKANFSSAGNGTPAHLAGELFKSMAGVKMAHVPYKGAAPALAGLIAGEVNVLFSEMLTVVPQLKSGKLRALAVTTAARSSFLPDLPTVAESGIKGYDVSVWYGLLAPAGTPKPVVMRLNAEVVRAVATPDLKERFAKMGSTAASSTPEEFDALIKRDYERWNRVIKNAGIKPE; encoded by the coding sequence ATGAGACGAAACGCCGTCATCGCGAGGAGCGTCAGCGACGAAGCCATCCCGTGGCGCACGCTGGCAGCGCTGCTGCCGGCGCTGGTGTGCGCACCCGCATCCGCCGCACAATCCACGTATCCGACCAAACCGATCCGTGTCATCGTCGGCTTCGCGCCCGGCGGCGGCACCGACATCGCGACGCGCACGCTCGGCGGCAAGCTTACCGAATCGCTCGGGCAACCGATCGTCGTCGACAACCGTCCGGGCGCAGGCGGACAGATCGGCAACGCGCTCGCCGCGAGCGCCGCGCCGGACGGCTACACGCTCCTCATGACCGCGAACGGTCCGCACGCCATCGCGCCCAGCCTCTATCCGTCGGTCGGCTACGACATCTTCAAGGACTACGCCGCGATATCGCTGGTCAACACCAATCCGTACGTGCTGGTCGTGCACCCCTCGGTGCCCGCGGCGTCGGTGAAGGAATTCGTCGCATGGCTCAATGCGCATCCGGGCAAGGCGAACTTCTCGTCGGCGGGCAACGGCACGCCGGCGCATCTCGCGGGTGAGCTCTTCAAAAGCATGGCGGGCGTGAAGATGGCGCACGTGCCTTATAAAGGCGCCGCGCCGGCGCTCGCGGGGCTGATCGCGGGCGAGGTGAACGTGCTCTTCTCCGAGATGCTCACCGTGGTGCCTCAGCTCAAGAGCGGCAAGCTGCGCGCCCTCGCAGTGACGACCGCAGCGCGCTCGTCGTTCCTGCCCGATCTGCCGACCGTCGCGGAAAGCGGCATCAAAGGCTACGACGTGTCGGTGTGGTATGGCCTGCTCGCCCCGGCCGGCACGCCGAAGCCTGTCGTGATGCGGCTCAACGCCGAAGTCGTTCGCGCGGTCGCGACGCCCGACCTCAAGGAACGTTTCGCCAAGATGGGCTCGACCGCGGCTTCGTCGACGCCCGAGGAATTCGACGCGTTGATCAAGCGCGACTACGAGCGCTGGAACCGCGTCATAAAAAACGCAGGAATCAAACCGGAATAG
- a CDS encoding tripartite tricarboxylate transporter substrate binding protein yields the protein MKLAFGVALLAFASAVHAQGYPSRPIRLVVPFTPGGGTDIIARAIGSHLANALGQNVIVDNRPGGNTVIGSEIVARARPDGHTLIMQINNLTALPAMVKGSPSIEQFSPISLVAALPHVMVVNKTVSANSIKELVALAKSQPGKLGYATPGSGTPVHLAAAWFASLAGLDLLHVPYKGAAEYTAAVLGNHVQIVFGSAPLAVPHVKSGALKALGVTTAKRIPQLPQVPTIAESGYPGYDIVSWYGLLAPAKTPNDVVGRIAKEVATAVHAKGFAEALPDYELIGNTPAEFAAFLRKDAAISTKIISASGAKAN from the coding sequence ATGAAGCTCGCGTTCGGCGTTGCACTGCTGGCGTTCGCATCGGCTGTCCATGCACAAGGCTATCCGTCTCGCCCGATCCGTCTCGTGGTGCCGTTCACGCCCGGCGGCGGCACCGACATCATCGCGCGCGCCATCGGCTCGCATCTCGCCAACGCGCTCGGCCAGAACGTGATCGTCGACAACCGTCCGGGCGGCAACACGGTCATCGGCTCCGAGATCGTCGCGCGCGCGAGGCCCGACGGGCACACGCTGATCATGCAGATCAACAATCTCACCGCGCTGCCGGCGATGGTCAAAGGCTCGCCCTCGATCGAGCAGTTCTCGCCGATCAGCCTGGTCGCAGCGCTGCCTCACGTGATGGTCGTGAACAAAACGGTGTCGGCGAACAGCATCAAGGAGCTCGTCGCGCTCGCGAAGTCGCAGCCGGGCAAGCTCGGCTATGCGACGCCGGGATCGGGCACGCCGGTGCATCTCGCCGCCGCGTGGTTCGCATCGCTCGCCGGGCTCGATCTCCTGCACGTGCCGTACAAAGGCGCGGCCGAATACACCGCGGCGGTGCTCGGCAATCACGTGCAGATCGTGTTCGGCTCGGCGCCGCTCGCGGTGCCTCACGTGAAGAGCGGCGCGCTGAAAGCGCTCGGCGTGACGACGGCCAAAAGAATTCCGCAACTGCCGCAGGTGCCCACGATCGCGGAGAGCGGCTATCCGGGTTATGACATCGTGAGCTGGTACGGTCTGCTCGCACCCGCGAAGACGCCGAACGACGTCGTCGGCCGGATCGCGAAGGAAGTCGCCACGGCGGTGCACGCCAAAGGCTTCGCCGAGGCGCTGCCCGACTACGAGCTGATCGGCAACACGCCCGCCGAGTTCGCGGCGTTCCTGCGCAAGGACGCGGCGATCTCGACGAAGATCATCAGCGCCTCCGGCGCCAAGGCGAACTAG
- a CDS encoding universal stress protein, with product MKTILLPFYDDPVAQHAFDAAARFVRRTNGYIEGLFVLRRPQILEGGDGDMLADTHFAEFQEECRRVADRARAHFESCAAQQGLPVENLGGSDRAAAGWREIEGSEEQVVGAHGRLFDLIVVGRDFGRGWLNWRVIVESALFDSGRPVLLTPESIGPTIGDNVVIAWNSSPEVARTIAFSMPCLQRARSVTVLSVEGWGTPEPNAKELASYLQRAGVPATARVVNPAGRTPGEVILAECTKAGADLLVKGAYTQSRLRQLIFGGATRHILTRAQLPVIFSN from the coding sequence ATGAAAACGATACTGTTACCCTTCTATGACGATCCGGTGGCGCAGCACGCTTTCGATGCCGCGGCGAGGTTCGTCAGGCGCACCAACGGCTACATCGAAGGGCTGTTCGTGCTGCGCCGACCGCAAATTCTCGAGGGCGGCGACGGCGACATGCTCGCCGACACCCATTTCGCGGAATTCCAGGAAGAGTGCAGGCGCGTCGCGGACCGTGCGCGCGCGCACTTCGAATCGTGCGCGGCCCAGCAGGGCCTGCCGGTCGAGAACCTCGGGGGGTCCGACCGCGCGGCGGCGGGCTGGCGCGAGATCGAAGGTTCGGAAGAACAGGTCGTCGGCGCCCACGGACGCCTCTTCGACCTGATCGTCGTCGGGCGCGACTTCGGCCGCGGCTGGCTCAACTGGCGCGTGATCGTCGAATCGGCCCTCTTCGACAGCGGCCGGCCGGTGCTCCTCACGCCGGAATCGATCGGGCCGACCATCGGCGACAACGTCGTGATCGCGTGGAACTCGAGCCCCGAGGTCGCGCGCACCATCGCGTTCTCGATGCCGTGCCTGCAGCGCGCGCGCAGCGTGACGGTGCTGTCGGTCGAAGGCTGGGGAACGCCCGAGCCGAACGCGAAGGAGCTCGCGTCCTACCTCCAGCGCGCCGGCGTCCCTGCGACCGCACGCGTGGTCAACCCGGCTGGCCGCACGCCCGGCGAAGTGATCCTCGCCGAATGCACCAAGGCCGGCGCCGACCTGCTGGTCAAAGGCGCTTATACCCAGAGCCGCCTGCGGCAGCTCATCTTCGGCGGCGCCACGCGCCACATCCTCACCCGCGCGCAGCTCCCGGTCATCTTCTCCAACTAG
- a CDS encoding tripartite tricarboxylate transporter substrate binding protein, whose product MQRLFAYIACAFAGFFAAVAGAQGYPTKPIRLVVPFTPGGGVDFNARLVAQKLTEYLGQQVIVESRPGAGTNIGNEFVAKSAPDGYTLLINSGAPAINMALYKNLGYDTLRDFAMVSLFSESPNVLVVHPSLPVKTAKQLVALAKSRPGVMNYSSSGSGTTQHLSAELFNLRTGVKTVHVPFRGTAPSLTALISGEVELTFANIPAIAGFVKAGRLRPLATTGLKRAAQMPQVPTLKEEGIDVEVTVRYGVFAPIATPKEIVNTLAGAIAKAARSPDTRQRLLDQGAEPVGSTPEEFTKIMKDEIVRWAEVVRVSGARAD is encoded by the coding sequence ATGCAGCGTCTGTTTGCTTACATCGCTTGCGCGTTCGCGGGGTTTTTCGCGGCGGTTGCGGGCGCGCAGGGCTACCCGACCAAACCCATACGCCTCGTGGTCCCGTTCACACCGGGCGGCGGGGTCGATTTCAACGCGCGGCTCGTCGCGCAGAAGCTCACCGAATACCTCGGCCAGCAGGTGATCGTCGAGAGCCGGCCGGGCGCCGGCACCAACATCGGCAACGAGTTCGTCGCCAAGTCGGCGCCGGACGGCTACACGCTGCTCATCAACAGCGGCGCGCCGGCGATCAACATGGCGCTCTACAAGAACCTCGGCTACGACACCCTGCGCGATTTCGCGATGGTGTCGCTCTTCTCCGAGAGCCCGAACGTGCTGGTGGTGCATCCCTCGCTGCCGGTGAAGACCGCGAAGCAGCTCGTGGCGTTGGCGAAATCGCGGCCGGGCGTCATGAACTACTCGTCCTCGGGCAGCGGCACGACGCAGCACCTCTCCGCCGAGCTCTTCAACCTGCGCACCGGCGTCAAGACCGTGCACGTGCCGTTCCGCGGCACCGCGCCGTCGCTGACCGCACTGATCTCCGGCGAGGTCGAGCTCACGTTCGCCAACATCCCGGCCATCGCCGGTTTCGTGAAAGCGGGACGGCTGCGACCCCTCGCGACGACGGGATTGAAGCGTGCCGCGCAGATGCCGCAGGTGCCGACGCTGAAGGAAGAGGGCATCGACGTCGAAGTGACCGTGCGCTACGGCGTGTTCGCGCCGATCGCGACGCCGAAAGAGATCGTGAACACGCTCGCCGGCGCCATCGCCAAAGCGGCGCGCTCGCCCGATACGCGCCAGCGGCTGCTCGACCAGGGCGCCGAGCCGGTCGGGAGCACGCCCGAGGAGTTCACGAAGATCATGAAGGACGAGATCGTGCGTTGGGCCGAGGTGGTGCGGGTGTCCGGGGCCAGGGCCGACTGA
- a CDS encoding flavodoxin family protein: MPKVRKGQAPGKLSRAEFKKRFDHDYVDSTFDSEREALDRIEAIAWHNYQQSRKAPHTRKAGPGYADPDYDLSVEWIEAKERIDAARKRQEDPATPSRVLVICGAARNDGTCPGEMSKSFRLSQVAIEILKDAGIEADLLDLSLLTSEYGRRIFPCKACVSTAMPLCHWPCSCYPNHSLGQTDDWMNEIYERWTAAHGILIITPVYWYQTPGTLKLMIDRLVCADGGNPDPTSTHGKDAGKAKEIELAGWPYPKHLDGRTYGVVVHGDVAGTEATRRALCDWLDWMGLIDAGPKSRLDRMICYYGTYAESHDDMDKEPEFIEEVRNAARSVAEAVGELRAGRLSRPGKGLENPRPK, translated from the coding sequence ATGCCCAAGGTCCGCAAAGGCCAGGCGCCGGGCAAGCTCTCGCGCGCCGAATTCAAGAAGCGCTTCGATCACGACTACGTCGATTCCACGTTCGATTCCGAGCGCGAGGCGCTCGACCGCATCGAAGCGATCGCATGGCATAACTATCAGCAAAGCCGCAAGGCGCCCCACACGCGCAAGGCCGGTCCCGGTTACGCCGATCCCGATTACGACCTGTCGGTCGAGTGGATCGAGGCGAAAGAGCGCATCGACGCCGCGCGCAAACGCCAGGAAGATCCCGCGACACCGTCGCGTGTGCTCGTCATCTGCGGCGCCGCGCGCAACGACGGCACGTGTCCCGGTGAGATGTCGAAGAGCTTCCGCCTGTCGCAGGTCGCGATCGAGATCCTGAAAGACGCGGGCATCGAGGCCGATCTGCTCGACCTCTCGCTGCTCACCTCCGAATACGGCCGGCGCATCTTTCCATGCAAGGCGTGCGTGTCGACCGCGATGCCGCTGTGCCACTGGCCGTGCAGCTGTTATCCGAACCATTCGCTGGGCCAGACCGACGACTGGATGAACGAGATCTACGAGCGCTGGACCGCGGCGCACGGCATCCTCATCATTACGCCGGTGTACTGGTACCAGACGCCCGGCACGCTGAAGCTCATGATCGATCGCCTGGTGTGCGCAGACGGCGGCAATCCCGATCCCACGAGCACGCACGGCAAGGATGCCGGGAAAGCAAAGGAGATCGAGCTTGCGGGCTGGCCGTATCCGAAGCACCTCGACGGGCGCACTTACGGCGTGGTCGTGCACGGCGACGTCGCGGGCACCGAGGCCACCCGGCGCGCGCTGTGCGACTGGCTCGACTGGATGGGCCTGATCGACGCCGGCCCCAAATCGCGGCTCGATCGTATGATCTGCTACTACGGCACGTACGCCGAGAGCCACGACGATATGGACAAGGAGCCCGAGTTCATCGAAGAAGTGCGCAACGCAGCGCGCTCGGTCGCGGAGGCGGTGGGCGAGCTTCGCGCGGGGCGGCTGTCCCGTCCGGGCAAAGGCCTCGAGAACCCGCGTCCGAAATGA
- a CDS encoding AI-2E family transporter gives MTIARRRPDAVEIAAYLLMAAALVMVLRLHLLTALLAGLLVFELVHILAPFIERRIYRRGHRMLAVAFLATIVTGVIIAAIIGIVAFARSEGSVSGLLDRMAEILDKARSTLPDWMVARLPDDVEDIRTTVSDWLREHAGELRVAGAETVRTIVHILIGMIIGSMVALREAVDGTSQKPLARALSERALRLGDAFRRVVFAQVRISAINTVFTAIYLAIVLPLVGVHLPFVKTMIAITFIAGLLPVIGNLISNTVIVIISLAYSPVMALASLAFLIIIHKLEYFLNARIIGSQIQSRAWELLIAMLAMEAAFGLPGVAAAPIYYAYIKCELSDRGLV, from the coding sequence ATGACGATCGCGCGCCGGCGGCCCGATGCGGTCGAGATCGCGGCCTACCTCCTGATGGCCGCGGCGCTGGTGATGGTGCTCAGGCTGCACCTGCTGACCGCGCTGCTCGCGGGGCTGCTCGTGTTCGAGCTGGTGCATATCCTGGCGCCGTTCATCGAGCGCAGGATCTACCGGCGCGGCCACCGCATGCTCGCGGTCGCGTTCCTCGCGACGATCGTCACCGGCGTGATCATCGCGGCGATCATCGGCATCGTCGCGTTCGCGCGCAGCGAAGGCAGCGTGTCGGGATTGCTCGACAGGATGGCGGAGATTCTCGACAAGGCGCGCAGCACGCTGCCGGACTGGATGGTCGCGCGCCTTCCCGACGACGTCGAAGACATCCGCACCACGGTCAGCGACTGGCTGCGCGAGCACGCCGGCGAGCTGCGCGTGGCGGGGGCGGAGACCGTGCGCACGATCGTGCACATCCTCATCGGCATGATCATCGGCTCGATGGTCGCGCTGCGCGAGGCGGTCGACGGCACTTCGCAAAAGCCCCTCGCGCGGGCGCTGTCCGAGCGCGCGCTGCGGCTGGGCGACGCTTTCCGCCGCGTCGTGTTCGCCCAGGTGAGGATCTCGGCGATCAACACGGTCTTCACCGCGATCTATCTGGCCATCGTGCTGCCGCTGGTGGGCGTGCACCTGCCCTTCGTGAAGACGATGATCGCGATCACGTTCATCGCGGGGCTGCTGCCGGTGATCGGCAACCTGATCTCGAACACCGTGATCGTCATCATCAGCCTCGCGTACTCGCCGGTGATGGCGCTGGCGTCGCTCGCTTTCCTGATCATCATCCACAAGCTCGAGTATTTCCTGAATGCCCGGATCATCGGCAGCCAGATCCAGTCGCGGGCGTGGGAGCTCCTGATCGCGATGCTGGCGATGGAGGCGGCCTTCGGATTACCGGGGGTGGCGGCGGCGCCGATCTACTACGCTTATATCAAGTGCGAGCTCTCCGACCGGGGGTTGGTCTGA
- a CDS encoding DUF1800 domain-containing protein, whose amino-acid sequence MTRIRSILLAVAAAAAALAACQSTSPPSGSGAAPATAARSENPEKQLLVLNRVTWGATTSSAREIAAAGTERWLEQQLKPAPRPALPPAVQAQIDAMTISQQPFAELAMAVEQQRRAMVAIRDPAEQKLARQAYQRELTRLGREAAHRSMLRALYSPNQLQEQMTWFWMNHFNVFQGKANIRAYVGDYEERVRAHALGRFRELLAVTSHHPAMLRYLDNANNAANRINENYARELMELHTLGVDAGYTQRDVQELTRILTGFGINLSGNTPRVRPEHQGDYAKNGVFEFNPNRHDYGDKLFLGQTVRGRGPGELDEALDRLARHPATAKFVSRKLAVFFVSDNPPPALVERMAEAFRKSDGDVAAVLRAMFRSDEFIASLGRKFKDPVHYVYSAVRYAYDGKTILNAQPMMGWLFRMGQGLYLHQTPDGYALTQDAWASPGQMTTRFEIARTIGSGAAGLFRSEAAPAADVPAFPQLSNALYHASIQKTLHPQTLSALDKATTPQEWNAFLLSSPEFMLR is encoded by the coding sequence ATGACCAGAATACGCAGCATCCTCCTCGCCGTCGCCGCCGCCGCTGCCGCGCTCGCCGCGTGCCAGTCGACTTCGCCGCCCTCCGGTTCCGGCGCTGCGCCTGCGACCGCCGCACGCAGCGAAAACCCCGAGAAACAGCTCCTCGTCCTGAACCGCGTCACGTGGGGGGCGACCACCTCGTCCGCCCGCGAGATCGCGGCGGCGGGCACCGAGCGCTGGCTCGAGCAGCAGTTGAAGCCGGCGCCGCGGCCGGCGCTGCCCCCGGCGGTGCAGGCGCAGATCGACGCCATGACGATCTCGCAGCAGCCTTTCGCGGAGCTCGCGATGGCGGTCGAGCAGCAGCGCCGCGCGATGGTCGCGATACGCGATCCGGCCGAGCAGAAGCTCGCGCGCCAGGCCTACCAGCGCGAGCTCACGCGCCTCGGCCGCGAAGCGGCGCACCGCTCGATGCTGCGCGCGCTGTATTCGCCCAACCAGCTCCAGGAGCAGATGACGTGGTTCTGGATGAACCACTTCAACGTCTTCCAGGGCAAGGCCAACATCCGCGCGTACGTCGGCGATTACGAAGAGCGCGTCCGCGCGCACGCGCTCGGACGCTTCCGCGAGCTGCTCGCGGTGACCTCGCACCATCCGGCGATGCTGCGCTATCTCGACAACGCCAACAACGCCGCCAACCGCATCAACGAGAACTACGCGCGCGAGCTGATGGAACTGCACACGCTCGGCGTCGACGCCGGCTATACCCAGCGCGACGTACAGGAGCTCACGCGCATCCTCACCGGGTTCGGCATCAACCTCAGCGGCAACACGCCGCGCGTGCGCCCCGAGCATCAGGGCGACTACGCGAAAAACGGCGTGTTCGAGTTCAACCCCAACCGCCACGACTACGGCGACAAGCTCTTCCTCGGCCAGACCGTGAGAGGCCGCGGGCCGGGCGAGCTCGACGAAGCGCTCGACCGCCTCGCGCGCCATCCGGCGACGGCGAAGTTCGTGAGCCGCAAGCTCGCGGTGTTCTTCGTCTCGGACAATCCGCCGCCGGCGCTGGTCGAGCGCATGGCCGAAGCGTTCAGGAAGAGCGACGGCGACGTCGCCGCGGTGCTGCGCGCGATGTTCCGCTCGGACGAGTTCATCGCTTCGCTCGGCCGCAAGTTCAAGGACCCGGTGCACTACGTGTACTCGGCGGTGCGCTACGCCTACGACGGCAAGACGATCCTGAACGCGCAGCCGATGATGGGCTGGCTGTTCCGCATGGGACAGGGGCTGTACCTGCACCAGACGCCGGACGGCTACGCGCTCACGCAGGACGCGTGGGCGAGCCCGGGGCAGATGACGACACGCTTCGAGATCGCGCGCACCATAGGCTCGGGCGCGGCCGGGCTCTTCCGCAGCGAAGCGGCGCCCGCCGCCGACGTGCCGGCGTTCCCGCAGCTTTCGAACGCGCTCTATCACGCATCGATCCAGAAGACATTGCATCCGCAGACCCTGTCGGCGCTCGACAAGGCGACGACCCCGCAGGAGTGGAACGCGTTCCTTCTCTCGTCTCCCGAGTTCATGCTGAGGTGA